In the genome of Massilibacillus massiliensis, one region contains:
- a CDS encoding DUF1858 domain-containing protein: protein MLPVGANLQRIKNGKKTYAITPHIPGGFITADRLEKYAQVARLYHGVLKLTSAQRIMITNLQAEDIQDIWAQLEMEPAIGFANCVRSVKICPGTAFCKRAKKDSVKIGLALDKAYIKKEMPSRMKMGVSGCPNSCSESVVKDIGLIGTEQGWDLYVGGSAGSHPRLANQLIGGLSDEVALSVIEYVIGYYQTNAEIERLGQFIDRIGFEHFKTEVLKHYENNRPFHAEKKHGEEQAFAPLPGGLTEGTLAPGDEITADSVIADIIRVYPKTIPVLRSFGLGCLGCPSAAGESIHQAAEIHGLVLDELIPTLNEKR, encoded by the coding sequence ATGCTGCCTGTTGGTGCAAACTTACAACGAATAAAAAACGGTAAAAAAACGTATGCCATTACGCCGCATATTCCGGGTGGATTTATAACTGCAGATCGTTTAGAAAAATATGCGCAAGTTGCCCGGTTATACCACGGTGTATTGAAATTGACTTCCGCGCAACGAATTATGATAACAAATCTCCAAGCAGAGGACATTCAAGATATTTGGGCGCAGCTGGAAATGGAACCGGCAATTGGTTTTGCCAATTGTGTACGAAGTGTTAAAATTTGCCCGGGTACTGCATTTTGTAAGCGTGCGAAAAAAGATAGTGTAAAAATCGGACTTGCCTTGGATAAAGCGTATATAAAAAAAGAAATGCCTTCACGTATGAAGATGGGGGTTTCCGGCTGTCCAAATTCTTGTTCCGAATCGGTTGTAAAAGATATCGGATTAATTGGAACTGAGCAAGGCTGGGATCTTTATGTCGGCGGGTCGGCCGGCTCGCATCCTCGTTTGGCAAATCAATTAATTGGTGGATTATCTGACGAGGTTGCTTTATCTGTGATTGAATATGTAATTGGTTATTACCAAACCAATGCTGAAATTGAACGTTTAGGGCAATTTATTGACCGTATTGGGTTTGAACATTTCAAAACAGAAGTTCTCAAGCACTATGAAAATAACCGACCGTTTCATGCAGAAAAGAAGCATGGGGAGGAGCAGGCATTCGCGCCTTTACCGGGGGGCTTAACAGAAGGAACTTTGGCACCGGGAGATGAGATCACTGCCGATAGTGTTATTGCAGATATTATTCGTGTATATCCAAAAACGATTCCGGTTCTAAGATCTTTTGGACTTGGTTGTCTGGGATGTCCATCGGCGGCAGGTGAATCCATTCATCAGGCCGCAGAAATTCATGGTCTGGTGCTTGATGAATTAATTCCTACATTAAATGAAAAACGATGA
- a CDS encoding DUF2905 domain-containing protein, with the protein MIMHDFGKTLIYMGLILIVVGLILHFGGKWIQFGKLPGDFKWESGNFGVYFPLASSIIISILLTIILNLFFRR; encoded by the coding sequence ATGATCATGCATGATTTTGGGAAAACTTTGATCTATATGGGACTTATTTTGATTGTCGTTGGTTTGATCCTACATTTTGGTGGTAAGTGGATACAATTTGGTAAATTACCTGGTGATTTTAAATGGGAAAGTGGTAACTTCGGCGTATATTTTCCTTTAGCAAGTTCGATTATAATTAGTATTCTATTAACAATTATTTTAAATTTATTTTTCCGTAGATAG
- a CDS encoding NAD(P)/FAD-dependent oxidoreductase, with protein sequence MFDVIIIGNGPAGISAALYACRGGLKTLIIGRDFGALQKADKIENYYGFAQPVSGKYLVSNGIEQATRLGTTIITSEVVGVSYEAQYVVKTKDEHYTAPSVIIATGATRSTPAIRGLTDFEGHGVSYCAECDAFFYRGKDVAVLGDGHYALHEAKALLPLARSVTLLTNGTNPKIQVPEKIQVNEKKLVAFHGTDVLDSVKFHDNTTQNVSGVFIAVGVAGSDDLAKKLGAETKGTKIVVNERMETNLPGLYAAGDCTGGMLQIAKAVYEGATAGREVIKYIKKP encoded by the coding sequence ATGTTTGACGTTATCATTATCGGGAACGGACCTGCGGGAATTTCTGCTGCTTTATATGCCTGCCGCGGCGGTTTAAAAACCTTGATCATCGGACGGGATTTTGGTGCTCTGCAAAAAGCCGACAAGATAGAAAATTACTATGGCTTCGCACAGCCTGTCTCTGGTAAATACCTTGTCAGCAACGGCATTGAGCAGGCAACTCGTTTAGGCACAACAATCATAACCAGTGAAGTAGTCGGAGTTTCCTATGAAGCGCAATATGTTGTAAAAACCAAAGACGAACACTACACTGCACCTAGTGTTATCATAGCAACCGGAGCCACACGTTCAACACCGGCAATACGAGGCTTAACAGATTTTGAAGGTCATGGTGTCAGTTATTGCGCAGAATGCGATGCCTTCTTTTATCGAGGGAAAGATGTTGCCGTATTAGGAGACGGACATTACGCACTGCATGAGGCAAAAGCACTTCTGCCACTTGCAAGATCTGTTACTTTACTTACCAATGGAACCAATCCTAAAATTCAAGTTCCTGAAAAAATTCAAGTCAACGAAAAGAAATTAGTTGCTTTTCACGGCACAGATGTACTTGATTCCGTTAAATTTCATGATAACACTACACAAAATGTCAGCGGAGTTTTTATTGCGGTTGGTGTAGCCGGCAGTGATGACTTAGCAAAAAAATTAGGTGCCGAAACAAAAGGAACAAAAATCGTTGTAAATGAACGGATGGAAACCAACTTACCCGGTCTTTATGCGGCTGGTGACTGCACCGGTGGCATGCTGCAAATTGCCAAGGCAGTTTATGAAGGCGCAACAGCTGGCAGAGAAGTAATTAAATATATCAAAAAGCCATAA
- a CDS encoding Crp/Fnr family transcriptional regulator has translation MNNNDMDLLKKSFTFWDHLNDTEKDVILQHITPANYKRGTQIHQNGSSCVGVLIIKTGGLRVYILSEDGRDITLYRHNAGDVCILTASCVLKNINFAVHIDAETDTEVLLLNAALFDQLYRNNIYIENFAYKTAMDRFSDVMWAMEQILFMSFDKRLAIFLLNEANRTGLDRIHLSHEQIAKYISSAREVVSRMLKYFATEGIVKLSRGEVTLLDKPKLEKLLI, from the coding sequence ATGAATAACAATGATATGGATTTATTAAAAAAGTCTTTCACCTTTTGGGATCATCTCAATGATACGGAAAAAGACGTAATATTACAGCATATTACGCCAGCAAATTACAAACGCGGCACCCAAATTCATCAAAACGGCAGCAGCTGTGTTGGTGTTTTGATCATTAAAACCGGTGGGTTAAGAGTTTACATATTATCAGAAGACGGACGAGATATCACCCTTTATCGTCACAATGCAGGTGATGTTTGCATTCTTACCGCTTCTTGTGTTTTAAAAAATATAAATTTTGCCGTACATATTGATGCCGAAACAGATACAGAAGTGCTCTTATTAAACGCAGCTCTATTTGATCAGCTGTATCGTAACAACATCTACATAGAAAATTTTGCATACAAGACCGCAATGGATCGTTTTTCCGACGTAATGTGGGCAATGGAACAAATTTTATTTATGAGTTTTGACAAACGGCTGGCCATCTTCCTATTGAACGAAGCCAATCGAACCGGACTAGATCGTATCCACCTCAGTCATGAACAAATTGCCAAATATATCAGCAGTGCACGTGAAGTAGTTTCACGCATGCTAAAATACTTCGCCACAGAAGGTATCGTCAAACTTTCTCGCGGCGAAGTAACACTATTAGATAAACCTAAATTAGAAAAACTATTAATCTAG
- the trxA gene encoding thioredoxin — MSVLTITKDNFETEVLKSDKPVLIDFWAGWCGPCRMLSPVVDEIAEEAEGKVKIGKINVDEQPQLASQFNVMSIPTLVVIKDGKTAATAVGVKSKQDILEMLD, encoded by the coding sequence ATGAGTGTATTAACAATTACGAAAGATAATTTTGAGACGGAAGTATTAAAATCAGATAAACCGGTATTAATTGACTTTTGGGCAGGTTGGTGCGGTCCTTGCAGGATGTTATCGCCAGTCGTAGATGAAATCGCTGAGGAAGCGGAAGGCAAAGTAAAAATAGGAAAGATCAATGTGGATGAACAGCCACAGCTTGCATCTCAGTTTAATGTGATGAGTATACCAACACTTGTTGTAATCAAAGATGGTAAAACTGCCGCAACAGCAGTTGGTGTTAAATCCAAACAAGATATTTTAGAAATGCTAGATTAA
- a CDS encoding thioesterase family protein yields MFDLRNILTVGQNAMIRQIVQSSDTASNYSKELNELLATPACVGMAIKASVETIDQYLPDGFISIGYSTEFTHTATTSLGMTITVKAIIIEIDDHEVVLEIQAWDEQGDVGHGLHKRAVVNHDALMKKARQRTRFLTNRKL; encoded by the coding sequence ATGTTTGATCTAAGAAATATTTTAACCGTTGGACAAAATGCAATGATTCGTCAAATCGTCCAAAGCTCGGATACTGCCAGCAATTACTCGAAAGAGTTAAATGAACTTCTGGCAACACCTGCTTGTGTCGGAATGGCAATCAAAGCATCCGTTGAAACAATCGATCAATATCTGCCCGACGGTTTTATCAGCATCGGCTATTCAACAGAATTTACCCATACTGCCACAACAAGCCTTGGCATGACAATCACGGTAAAAGCCATCATTATTGAAATCGATGACCATGAGGTTGTTTTAGAAATACAAGCTTGGGATGAACAAGGTGATGTTGGGCATGGTCTTCATAAAAGAGCTGTTGTAAATCATGATGCTTTAATGAAAAAAGCAAGACAACGCACACGTTTTTTAACCAATAGAAAACTTTAA
- a CDS encoding sodium ion-translocating decarboxylase subunit beta, whose amino-acid sequence MYEQFTTLMNGLMLQTGLTQLWWGNIVMILVGGGLLYLAIAKKYEPFLLIGIGLACIIANVPGSDLTKPGGLFHYAYQGVELLIIPPLIFLGIGAMTDFGPMIANPSLVILGAAAHLGIFVALIGAKLLGFTLAEASAIGIIGGADGPMAIYVTMKLAPHLLPQISVAAYSYMALMPLIQPPIMRLLTTKEEKNIIMEQPRYVSRLEKIMFPIVIAIIVNLFLPPVAPLITMLMLGNLLKECLLVDRLAETAANTLLNIVTLILTVAIGSTMNADMFLNYKTLLIIVLGLIAFVFGTASGIIGAKLMNKISGGKINPLIGSAGIASVPIAARVSHVVGLQENKYNFLIMHAMGPNLAGVFGTAISGGIMLALLGF is encoded by the coding sequence ATGTACGAACAATTCACGACACTCATGAACGGCTTAATGCTGCAGACAGGTTTAACACAACTTTGGTGGGGTAATATTGTGATGATTCTCGTTGGCGGCGGTTTACTCTATCTTGCAATCGCCAAAAAGTACGAGCCTTTTTTATTGATCGGAATTGGGCTGGCATGCATTATCGCGAATGTACCAGGCTCTGATCTTACCAAACCCGGCGGCCTATTTCATTATGCATACCAAGGTGTAGAGCTACTCATCATTCCACCACTTATTTTTTTAGGCATCGGCGCAATGACAGATTTTGGCCCTATGATCGCCAATCCTAGTCTAGTGATTTTGGGTGCCGCCGCGCATCTTGGCATATTCGTTGCCTTGATTGGTGCGAAACTTTTAGGCTTTACGTTAGCCGAAGCAAGTGCAATTGGTATCATTGGAGGTGCCGATGGTCCGATGGCCATTTATGTGACGATGAAACTCGCCCCACATTTGCTGCCGCAAATTTCAGTCGCCGCTTATTCTTATATGGCACTTATGCCGCTCATTCAGCCACCGATTATGCGTTTACTCACAACTAAAGAAGAAAAAAATATCATCATGGAACAACCTAGATATGTATCCAGGCTTGAAAAAATCATGTTTCCAATTGTAATTGCAATTATCGTTAATCTTTTTTTACCGCCAGTAGCTCCACTGATCACAATGCTGATGCTTGGTAATTTGCTAAAAGAATGTTTACTCGTTGACCGTTTAGCTGAAACGGCTGCCAATACTTTACTTAATATCGTAACACTGATTCTAACCGTAGCAATCGGTTCCACAATGAATGCTGATATGTTTTTAAATTATAAAACACTCCTCATCATCGTTCTAGGCTTGATTGCCTTTGTATTTGGTACAGCATCCGGGATTATCGGCGCAAAGCTCATGAATAAAATCAGCGGCGGCAAAATCAATCCGCTCATCGGCTCTGCTGGTATTGCGTCTGTCCCTATCGCAGCACGAGTATCACACGTGGTTGGATTGCAGGAAAATAAATATAATTTTTTAATCATGCACGCAATGGGACCAAACTTGGCCGGCGTTTTCGGCACAGCGATCTCGGGTGGCATCATGCTTGCACTATTAGGATTTTGA
- a CDS encoding ribonuclease J: protein MEVFFLLQKNKLLVIPLGGLGEIGKNMTVFQYGDDIVILDAGLAFPEDEMFGIDLVIPDMSYLAENRDKIRAVVLTHGHEDHIGALSYLLREFNVPVYGTRLALALVECRLKENNVSGYNLVTVQAGDEIKAGVFQVGFIQGSHSIPDACGIYFKTPIGTVIHTGDFKMDQTPVDGKKLDIHKFSELGDKGVLLLLSDSTNAERPGYTGSEKDVAKAIDEEIKNASGRVIMATFSSNVSRLQQAIYSACRHKRKVAVFGRSMSNVIAIAQEIGYLDIDEGVIIDPEELRKYQDSQILILTTGSQGEPMAGLSRMANNNHRNISVVPTDTILIAANPIPGNEASVSKTINKLLMLGANVIYEKISGIHVSGHASQEELKLMLNLVRPKFFIPVHGEFRMLSHQSRMAQELGIPKENIFIGENGDVFEFTANSGVSTRKVKAGNVYVDGLGVGDVGNIVIRDRKQLSQEGVVIVVLTVDSATGAIVAGPDIVSRGFVYVRDAEVLMHESRDIVALALEKIEQKNMRDWAGIKTVIREALGRHLGEKTGRRPMILPIIMEV from the coding sequence ATGGAGGTCTTTTTTTTGTTACAAAAAAATAAATTACTTGTTATTCCGCTAGGCGGGTTAGGGGAAATAGGTAAAAATATGACGGTATTTCAATATGGTGACGATATTGTAATCCTCGATGCGGGGTTGGCGTTCCCAGAAGATGAAATGTTCGGGATTGATTTGGTTATTCCTGATATGTCCTACCTAGCAGAAAATCGTGATAAAATTCGTGCGGTTGTTTTGACACATGGTCATGAAGATCATATTGGCGCATTATCTTACTTACTTAGAGAATTCAACGTTCCGGTCTATGGAACGCGGTTAGCGCTGGCTTTAGTCGAATGCCGGCTCAAGGAAAATAATGTATCGGGTTATAATTTAGTTACAGTACAAGCCGGTGATGAAATCAAAGCTGGTGTTTTTCAAGTGGGCTTTATCCAAGGCAGTCATTCCATACCGGATGCTTGCGGCATTTATTTTAAGACGCCAATTGGAACGGTCATTCATACAGGGGATTTCAAGATGGATCAAACCCCGGTAGATGGAAAGAAGCTGGATATTCATAAATTTTCGGAACTGGGCGATAAAGGCGTACTTTTGTTGCTTTCTGATAGTACAAATGCAGAACGTCCAGGGTATACAGGATCAGAAAAGGACGTAGCGAAGGCGATTGATGAAGAAATTAAAAATGCTTCAGGCAGAGTGATTATGGCTACTTTCTCATCTAACGTGTCCCGTTTACAGCAAGCGATTTATTCCGCTTGTCGACATAAACGCAAAGTAGCTGTGTTTGGCAGGAGTATGTCAAATGTAATTGCAATTGCGCAAGAAATCGGATACTTAGATATTGATGAAGGGGTTATCATTGATCCGGAAGAACTGAGAAAATATCAAGATTCGCAAATTTTGATTTTGACTACGGGCAGTCAAGGGGAACCGATGGCTGGACTAAGCAGAATGGCGAATAATAATCATAGAAATATTTCGGTAGTGCCAACGGATACAATTTTAATTGCAGCAAATCCTATTCCAGGCAACGAGGCTTCTGTATCAAAAACGATTAATAAGCTTTTGATGCTTGGGGCAAATGTGATTTATGAAAAAATCTCTGGTATCCATGTTTCTGGACATGCCAGCCAGGAAGAATTAAAATTGATGCTTAATTTAGTCAGACCTAAATTCTTTATTCCTGTGCATGGAGAGTTTCGGATGCTGAGCCATCAATCAAGAATGGCGCAAGAGTTAGGTATTCCGAAAGAAAATATTTTTATTGGTGAAAATGGGGATGTATTTGAATTCACCGCCAATAGTGGTGTTTCTACGCGTAAAGTCAAAGCGGGTAATGTCTATGTGGATGGATTGGGTGTTGGCGATGTCGGTAATATTGTCATTCGTGACCGCAAACAGTTATCCCAGGAAGGCGTTGTAATCGTCGTACTTACAGTAGATAGTGCAACAGGGGCAATTGTAGCCGGACCAGACATTGTATCCCGAGGTTTTGTATATGTTCGTGATGCTGAAGTGCTGATGCATGAGTCGAGAGACATTGTTGCGCTTGCTTTAGAAAAGATTGAACAAAAAAATATGCGTGATTGGGCTGGGATTAAAACCGTCATTCGTGAAGCCTTAGGTAGACATCTAGGTGAAAAGACAGGCCGCAGACCAATGATTTTACCAATTATTATGGAAGTATGA
- a CDS encoding carbon starvation CstA family protein — protein MNGLTLVAIAIVILTSAYIFYGRWLSKKWGIDPKAKTPAYTHEDGEDYIPTPKFVVFAHQFSSIAGAGPVTGPIIAAMFGWLPVLLWVLIGGIFFGAVQDFGALYASVKNEGKSIGIIIEKYIGKTGKKLFLLFAWLFTLLVIAAFSDIVANTFNGFNKQGMLNTPNAAAASISMLYIVVAILFGLFIKRYQPSQKMEAVVGILLLFAMLAGGIAYPLYFGKTTWTYVIFIYLFLASVMPMWLLMQPRDYLSSFLLIGMIAGAVLGVIVANPTMNLPAFVGFNVNGKMLFPALFITIACGAVSGFHSLVSAGTSSKTVSNERDMLMIGYGAMMLESLLAVIALVVVGAAAYDGKMPQGTPFEIFSSSVAGFLSLLGMPEDIATCVMTMCVSALALTSLDSVARIGRMSFQEFFMGESTDPMTMSPLQRILTNKYFATVMTLFFGYLLCLGGYMNVWPLFGSANQLLCALVLIALSVFLKTTGRTGWTLYAPMCMMLVVTFTALAQSVFGIWQKVFYTGGFVWLIDGLQLVVAVALMSLGFMVAASCFRKLFDSKSKNIAA, from the coding sequence ATGAATGGTTTAACCTTAGTCGCAATCGCCATTGTCATATTGACGAGCGCTTACATTTTTTATGGAAGGTGGTTATCGAAAAAATGGGGAATTGATCCAAAGGCAAAAACACCGGCTTATACACATGAGGATGGAGAAGATTATATTCCCACACCTAAGTTTGTTGTATTTGCCCATCAATTTTCTTCGATTGCTGGTGCCGGCCCAGTAACGGGACCGATCATTGCGGCGATGTTTGGTTGGCTGCCGGTACTGTTATGGGTTTTGATTGGCGGGATTTTCTTTGGAGCTGTACAGGATTTTGGTGCATTGTATGCTTCAGTAAAGAACGAAGGAAAGTCTATTGGGATCATCATTGAAAAGTATATTGGAAAAACCGGAAAGAAATTATTTTTATTATTTGCTTGGTTATTTACATTACTGGTTATAGCTGCATTTTCTGATATCGTAGCGAACACGTTTAACGGATTCAATAAACAGGGAATGTTAAACACGCCTAATGCGGCAGCGGCGTCTATCTCGATGCTTTATATTGTAGTTGCAATTTTGTTTGGTTTATTTATAAAACGCTATCAGCCGTCGCAAAAAATGGAAGCTGTGGTTGGGATTCTTTTATTATTTGCAATGTTGGCCGGCGGAATTGCATATCCACTGTATTTTGGAAAAACGACTTGGACTTATGTGATATTCATCTATTTATTTCTTGCTTCCGTTATGCCAATGTGGTTATTGATGCAGCCACGAGATTATCTGAGTTCTTTCCTTTTAATTGGAATGATTGCCGGTGCTGTACTTGGCGTTATTGTCGCAAATCCGACGATGAATTTACCTGCATTTGTCGGATTTAATGTAAATGGGAAAATGTTATTTCCCGCGTTGTTTATTACGATCGCCTGCGGTGCGGTCTCAGGATTTCACAGCTTGGTTTCAGCGGGGACTTCTTCAAAAACGGTTTCGAATGAACGTGATATGTTGATGATTGGCTATGGGGCGATGATGCTAGAATCTTTACTCGCGGTCATTGCTTTGGTTGTTGTCGGTGCAGCGGCTTATGACGGAAAAATGCCACAGGGAACACCCTTTGAAATTTTTTCATCTTCTGTTGCAGGATTTCTTTCTTTACTCGGTATGCCAGAGGATATTGCGACGTGCGTGATGACGATGTGTGTGTCGGCATTGGCCTTAACTTCCTTAGATTCAGTTGCACGGATTGGCCGCATGTCCTTCCAAGAGTTTTTTATGGGAGAGAGCACAGATCCAATGACGATGTCACCGTTACAACGTATTTTAACGAATAAATATTTTGCTACCGTGATGACGTTATTTTTTGGCTATCTTTTATGTCTTGGAGGGTATATGAATGTTTGGCCGTTATTCGGTTCAGCAAATCAGTTGCTTTGTGCATTGGTCTTGATTGCACTTTCGGTGTTTCTTAAAACTACGGGGCGGACCGGGTGGACGCTTTATGCGCCAATGTGCATGATGCTTGTCGTTACATTTACCGCATTGGCCCAATCCGTGTTTGGCATATGGCAAAAGGTTTTTTATACAGGGGGTTTTGTTTGGCTGATTGATGGGTTGCAGCTTGTTGTCGCAGTTGCGCTCATGTCACTGGGCTTTATGGTGGCAGCAAGTTGTTTTAGAAAATTATTTGATTCAAAATCTAAAAATATTGCGGCATAA
- the ald gene encoding alanine dehydrogenase: MIIGVAKEIKNNEFRVGLTPAGSEALCKAGHTVLIEKGAGNGSGFSDSSYEQTGAKIISDKKALFDQSEMIIKVKEPIEPEYDLFHEGQILFTYLHLAPEPELTQALLKHKVVGIAYETIVGRNNTLPLLSPMSEVAGRMAVQIGAQFLEKQCGGKGILLSGVSGVPSGQVVIIGGGNVGTNAAKIAVGMGARVTVIDMSGDRLRYLDDIFGSRIVTVMSNSYNIASWVKKADLLIGSVLVPGAKTPKLVSEEMIKTMEPGSVVVDVAIDQGGSIVTCDHCTTHDNPTFVKHDVVHYSVANMPGAVPHTSTLALTNATLPYALRIANKGYRQACLDDPGLAKGLNTLNGNVTFKGVADALNLPYVDANKLL; encoded by the coding sequence ATGATTATTGGGGTTGCAAAGGAAATTAAAAACAACGAATTTCGGGTAGGATTAACACCTGCAGGCAGTGAGGCACTGTGTAAAGCCGGTCACACTGTATTAATTGAAAAAGGTGCTGGTAACGGCAGTGGATTTAGTGATAGCAGCTACGAACAAACGGGCGCAAAAATCATCAGTGATAAAAAAGCTTTGTTCGATCAATCCGAAATGATCATTAAAGTAAAAGAACCAATCGAACCGGAATATGATTTATTCCATGAAGGACAAATTCTATTTACGTATTTACATCTTGCTCCAGAACCTGAACTTACACAAGCACTTTTAAAACATAAAGTCGTCGGCATCGCTTATGAAACAATTGTAGGCAGAAATAATACGCTGCCATTATTATCACCAATGAGTGAAGTAGCCGGACGTATGGCAGTGCAAATCGGTGCACAATTTTTAGAAAAACAATGTGGTGGAAAAGGTATTTTATTAAGCGGTGTATCAGGGGTTCCTTCCGGGCAAGTTGTTATTATAGGCGGCGGTAACGTTGGTACAAATGCTGCTAAAATTGCTGTAGGCATGGGTGCTCGTGTAACAGTTATCGATATGTCCGGAGATAGATTGCGCTATCTTGATGATATTTTCGGCAGCCGCATTGTCACTGTCATGTCCAATAGTTACAACATTGCTAGCTGGGTGAAAAAAGCAGACTTATTGATTGGCTCCGTATTGGTTCCTGGTGCAAAAACACCAAAATTAGTAAGCGAAGAAATGATTAAAACAATGGAACCTGGCTCCGTTGTTGTGGATGTTGCAATCGATCAAGGCGGTTCTATTGTAACTTGCGACCATTGTACAACACATGATAATCCAACCTTTGTAAAACATGATGTCGTACATTATTCTGTTGCCAATATGCCTGGTGCAGTCCCTCATACTTCTACTTTAGCGCTTACAAATGCTACTTTACCTTACGCGTTAAGAATCGCAAACAAGGGGTATCGTCAAGCATGCTTAGACGATCCTGGTCTGGCTAAAGGACTCAATACATTAAACGGCAACGTAACTTTTAAAGGTGTAGCCGATGCTTTAAATTTACCTTATGTTGATGCAAATAAACTTTTATAA
- a CDS encoding amino acid permease has product MEKLNNGLHEDLHRGLKERHIQLIALGGAIGVGLFLGSAAAIKVAGPSLVLTYFLGGVVIFYVMRALGEVTVEYPVSGAFSAHASKFLGPLCGYITGWTYWFMWVVTCMAEITAVGVYVHYWLPDIPQWIPALAALVCMTIVNLIAVSAYGEFEFWFALIKVVTIIAMIFVGLAMILFGIGNNGIAVGISNLWSYGGFFPNGISGMFMALVMVMFSYLGIELVGVAAGEAAHPEKSIPSAIDKVFWRILIFYVLALSVIMSLYPWNQIGTIGSPFVLTFNKLGISTAAGIINFVVLTAALSSCNSGLFSTGRMLYNLSLQGKAPKLFSKLSTHAVPANGILISSFFLLIGVVLNYLVPAEVFVYVTSVATFGALWIWGIILLVQIKFRETLSAEQIANLHYPMPHAPYSGWLGIAFFFLVAIVMFFNPSTRIALYIAPIWFLGVIFSYYITGINKQEQ; this is encoded by the coding sequence ATGGAAAAACTGAATAATGGACTGCACGAGGATCTACATCGTGGGCTCAAAGAAAGGCACATCCAATTGATTGCTCTGGGCGGTGCAATCGGTGTCGGTTTATTCTTGGGGTCTGCGGCAGCAATTAAAGTCGCCGGTCCTTCCCTTGTTCTTACTTATTTCCTTGGTGGTGTCGTCATTTTCTACGTGATGCGTGCATTGGGTGAAGTCACTGTTGAATACCCAGTTTCTGGGGCATTCAGTGCGCATGCCAGTAAGTTTTTAGGCCCTTTATGCGGTTATATCACAGGCTGGACCTATTGGTTTATGTGGGTTGTTACTTGTATGGCCGAGATCACAGCGGTCGGTGTATATGTGCATTACTGGCTTCCTGATATCCCCCAATGGATTCCGGCTTTGGCGGCTCTGGTCTGCATGACAATTGTAAATCTCATTGCCGTATCTGCTTATGGAGAATTTGAATTTTGGTTTGCCTTGATCAAAGTAGTTACCATTATTGCTATGATTTTCGTTGGTTTAGCTATGATTCTTTTTGGTATCGGCAACAATGGTATCGCTGTGGGTATTTCAAATCTCTGGTCATATGGAGGCTTTTTCCCGAACGGAATTTCCGGTATGTTTATGGCACTTGTTATGGTTATGTTTTCTTATCTGGGAATTGAATTGGTTGGCGTTGCTGCTGGTGAAGCTGCCCATCCAGAAAAATCGATTCCTTCCGCTATTGACAAAGTTTTCTGGCGTATTTTAATCTTCTATGTATTGGCATTGAGTGTCATAATGTCACTTTATCCTTGGAATCAAATCGGTACCATCGGCAGTCCTTTTGTTCTTACGTTCAATAAACTCGGCATCAGTACCGCTGCCGGCATTATCAATTTCGTCGTACTGACTGCGGCTTTATCTTCTTGCAACAGCGGATTATTCAGCACCGGACGTATGCTTTACAATCTTTCCTTACAAGGGAAAGCACCAAAACTATTTTCAAAATTAAGCACGCATGCTGTCCCTGCAAATGGAATTTTGATTTCTTCTTTCTTCCTGCTGATCGGTGTAGTTTTGAATTATCTGGTACCAGCTGAGGTATTCGTCTATGTAACAAGTGTTGCAACATTTGGCGCACTTTGGATTTGGGGTATTATTTTACTGGTGCAGATCAAATTCAGAGAAACTTTATCTGCTGAGCAGATTGCAAATTTGCATTACCCTATGCCGCATGCACCTTATTCCGGGTGGCTAGGGATCGCCTTTTTCTTCCTTGTTGCTATTGTAATGTTCTTCAATCCTTCCACACGCATCGCACTTTATATTGCACCGATCTGGTTCCTAGGCGTAATTTTTTCCTACTATATTACAGGTATAAACAAACAAGAACAATAA